The following proteins come from a genomic window of Yinghuangia sp. ASG 101:
- a CDS encoding ribulose-phosphate 3-epimerase, producing MSFLAELPRDRMLIDASLWSADLGALAAEVDRMTPHADLFHIDAADGHLVDTLLFSPAVVKALRPRTTVPFHVHLMAQRPARLAAQFADAGADLVTVHVEARGAGDAVRSVRDLGVAAGIALSLGSDPEAVRTFLPLVDAIVMVNTPLGTAGTGMDPHAPGRITAVRHILATADAPNEAEARTDNSNITVFADGGIRTTTVPLLADAGADALVAGSLLFGSADPATMAGWLHRRPRAAALPGRVR from the coding sequence ATGTCATTCCTCGCCGAACTGCCTCGCGACCGGATGCTGATCGACGCGTCGCTGTGGTCTGCCGATCTCGGCGCGTTGGCCGCCGAGGTAGACCGGATGACCCCCCATGCGGACCTGTTCCACATCGACGCCGCCGACGGGCACCTGGTCGACACGCTGCTGTTCAGCCCGGCCGTGGTCAAAGCCCTGCGGCCACGCACGACCGTGCCGTTCCACGTGCACCTTATGGCCCAGCGTCCGGCGCGGCTCGCGGCCCAGTTCGCCGACGCCGGAGCCGACCTGGTCACCGTCCACGTCGAGGCGCGCGGCGCGGGAGACGCCGTGCGGTCGGTCCGTGACTTGGGCGTGGCTGCGGGAATCGCCTTGTCCCTTGGTAGCGATCCTGAGGCAGTCCGTACGTTTCTGCCGCTGGTGGACGCCATCGTCATGGTTAATACACCGCTCGGCACCGCCGGGACAGGCATGGATCCTCACGCCCCTGGGCGGATCACCGCTGTACGCCACATCCTCGCCACCGCGGATGCCCCGAACGAAGCCGAAGCGCGTACGGACAACTCGAACATCACGGTGTTCGCGGACGGCGGGATCCGCACAACCACCGTGCCTCTGCTCGCCGACGCCGGAGCCGACGCCTTGGTCGCGGGCAGTTTGCTGTTCGGCAGCGCCGACCCCGCCACGATGGCCGGTTGGTTGCACCGCCGGCCGCGTGCCGCCGCACTCCCCGGGCGGGTCCGGTGA
- a CDS encoding sugar phosphate isomerase/epimerase family protein gives MLGVNLCFAVKRWLEPESWAAFVRSELDVTSVQFTFDLVDPWWPEPERAAMTRRAAKALADHGLTAHSAYVGLAHWVPAGLLDPSPSGRRAAALWWRRAIDTAAELGAAAVGGPLGTLSVIDAADPSAAETRYRTLVDTVADLSAYARRCGVAEFLIEPTPLPREFPSTPEQAERLIGDLAQRGADNVGLTLDTGHMVFQPLYGPDASVEDWFRPLAPHTRLIHLDNTDGLGDPHWGWPHPQGTFDVARFGRALLAADLGNVPVMLEVFPRFEDGDQNVRDLLISSVAHCKAEFAAAGLG, from the coding sequence ATGTTGGGCGTCAACTTGTGCTTCGCCGTGAAACGGTGGCTGGAACCGGAGTCGTGGGCGGCGTTCGTACGCTCCGAACTGGACGTGACCTCAGTGCAGTTCACCTTCGACCTCGTCGACCCATGGTGGCCCGAGCCCGAACGTGCCGCTATGACCCGCCGCGCGGCGAAGGCCCTTGCCGACCACGGCCTGACGGCGCACAGCGCGTACGTCGGTCTGGCGCACTGGGTACCCGCCGGCCTGCTGGACCCCAGTCCCTCCGGACGTCGCGCGGCTGCGCTGTGGTGGCGGCGCGCGATCGACACCGCAGCGGAACTCGGAGCTGCTGCTGTCGGCGGGCCGTTGGGCACCCTCAGTGTCATCGATGCGGCCGACCCATCCGCGGCGGAGACCCGTTACCGCACACTCGTCGATACCGTGGCCGACCTTTCCGCCTATGCCCGGCGCTGCGGAGTGGCCGAGTTCCTCATCGAACCCACCCCACTCCCACGCGAGTTCCCCTCCACCCCCGAGCAAGCAGAGCGACTGATCGGTGACCTCGCGCAACGCGGAGCAGACAACGTCGGCCTCACCTTGGACACCGGTCACATGGTCTTCCAGCCGTTGTACGGACCGGACGCGAGCGTCGAGGACTGGTTCAGGCCCCTCGCGCCACACACGCGCCTGATCCACCTGGACAACACCGACGGACTCGGTGACCCGCACTGGGGATGGCCGCACCCGCAGGGCACGTTCGACGTCGCTCGATTCGGAAGGGCTCTCCTCGCCGCGGACCTCGGCAACGTCCCCGTGATGCTGGAAGTTTTCCCCCGGTTCGAAGACGGCGACCAGAACGTCCGTGACCTGCTGATCAGCTCGGTCGCGCACTGCAAGGCCGAGTTCGCTGCCGCAGGGCTGGGGTGA
- a CDS encoding nucleoside 2-deoxyribosyltransferase, protein MKAYIAAPLFNDAEKAFNLTVDEAVRGAGFGTFLPQRDGGEAAPLVRMGMNEHEVRRRLFDLDTAAVAECAVLVMVVDGRVPDEGACVELGMAHALGKVCVGLQTDSRRFGGTDSNNLMVDYALTGGMVRTLPDLTALLRDVFRTLAGT, encoded by the coding sequence ATGAAGGCGTACATCGCCGCACCGTTGTTCAACGACGCCGAGAAGGCGTTCAACCTGACCGTCGACGAAGCCGTCCGCGGCGCAGGCTTCGGGACGTTCCTGCCTCAGCGCGACGGCGGCGAGGCAGCGCCGCTGGTCCGTATGGGCATGAACGAACACGAAGTGCGCCGCCGCCTGTTCGACCTCGACACTGCCGCGGTCGCCGAGTGCGCTGTGCTGGTGATGGTGGTGGACGGCCGCGTCCCCGATGAGGGCGCCTGCGTCGAACTCGGCATGGCCCATGCCCTCGGCAAGGTCTGCGTCGGCTTGCAGACCGACAGCCGCAGATTCGGCGGCACCGACAGCAACAACCTGATGGTCGACTACGCGCTCACCGGCGGCATGGTGCGCACGCTGCCCGACCTGACGGCACTCCTCCGCGACGTGTTCCGAACTCTCGCGGGCACGTGA
- a CDS encoding 7-cyano-7-deazaguanine synthase, which produces MPEPTPEPNPLGAGVLLFSAGLDSFPAWHFLGRPPVVYFDLRHRYAPQERVAVEKLAARCGMDLTISRELDLSDREAPDAIIPMRNAYFAMLAADRADLIWCIGVKGDHTADKSPEAFGVIGNMITALTGRDVRIHSPFWELTKTEIVRWYLEQGLPTDDLLLTFSCSRSDGRPVHCGVCPSCLRRWCSLVNNGIDAPFEEPPWQWERVRTFYVPAMWNGTYPDHRAAELFTALARVGVTV; this is translated from the coding sequence ATGCCTGAGCCCACACCTGAGCCCAATCCGCTCGGGGCCGGAGTTCTGCTGTTCTCCGCCGGCCTCGACAGCTTCCCCGCTTGGCACTTCCTCGGCCGACCGCCGGTCGTGTACTTCGATCTGCGGCACCGCTACGCGCCGCAGGAGCGCGTCGCCGTCGAGAAACTCGCAGCCCGGTGCGGCATGGATCTGACGATCAGCCGCGAACTGGATCTGTCGGATCGGGAGGCACCAGATGCCATCATCCCGATGCGCAACGCGTATTTCGCGATGCTCGCGGCTGACCGGGCGGACCTGATCTGGTGCATCGGTGTCAAGGGGGACCACACCGCTGACAAGAGCCCTGAGGCGTTCGGCGTGATCGGCAACATGATCACTGCACTGACCGGCCGCGATGTTCGGATCCACAGCCCGTTCTGGGAGCTGACCAAGACGGAGATCGTCCGCTGGTACCTCGAACAGGGCCTGCCGACCGACGACTTGCTGCTCACGTTTTCGTGCAGCCGGTCCGATGGCAGACCTGTCCACTGCGGTGTGTGTCCCAGTTGCCTGCGCCGCTGGTGCTCGCTGGTCAATAACGGAATCGACGCCCCGTTCGAAGAGCCGCCGTGGCAGTGGGAGCGGGTCCGCACCTTCTATGTGCCCGCCATGTGGAACGGCACGTATCCCGACCATCGCGCCGCGGAGTTGTTCACCGCGCTCGCCCGGGTCGGCGTCACCGTGTGA
- a CDS encoding 7-carboxy-7-deazaguanine synthase QueE gives MSRAGAILRRAAGAGELVVNERFVSHQGEGPSQGRAAVFVRLGGCNLACAGWPCDTPQTWRWDDHDPAEELHPTPVAELATWVLAQSPGMVVITGGEPLMQQRQLVPLVRVLYEAGRRVEFETNGTLAPLPEIAAAAAQFTVSPKLASSGEQAGRRIRHDVLAVFADTRKAVFKFVVSDGPEGADWAELAELVESHQLAPVWVMPQGTTSEEVLAGAQALAAPAAEHGWHVSLRLQVLLGVR, from the coding sequence GTGAGCCGGGCTGGCGCGATCCTGCGCCGGGCTGCGGGGGCGGGCGAGTTGGTCGTGAACGAGCGGTTCGTCTCCCACCAGGGCGAGGGGCCGTCCCAAGGACGGGCGGCGGTGTTCGTCCGGCTCGGCGGCTGCAATCTGGCATGCGCGGGATGGCCGTGCGACACCCCCCAGACATGGCGTTGGGACGACCACGACCCGGCCGAGGAACTGCATCCGACGCCGGTCGCCGAACTCGCCACATGGGTGCTGGCGCAGTCTCCGGGCATGGTGGTGATCACCGGCGGAGAGCCGCTGATGCAGCAGCGGCAGCTCGTCCCGTTGGTCCGGGTCCTCTACGAGGCCGGGCGGCGCGTGGAGTTCGAGACCAACGGCACTCTCGCTCCACTGCCGGAGATCGCCGCCGCGGCAGCGCAGTTCACGGTATCGCCGAAGCTTGCCTCATCTGGGGAACAAGCGGGGCGGCGGATCCGGCACGACGTACTGGCCGTCTTCGCGGACACGCGCAAGGCGGTCTTCAAGTTCGTCGTCTCCGACGGGCCTGAGGGCGCGGACTGGGCCGAACTCGCGGAACTCGTGGAGAGCCACCAACTCGCCCCGGTATGGGTGATGCCGCAGGGCACCACCTCCGAAGAAGTACTTGCCGGCGCACAGGCGCTGGCTGCCCCGGCTGCGGAGCACGGGTGGCACGTGAGCCTGCGTTTGCAGGTGCTGCTGGGGGTGCGATGA
- a CDS encoding 6-pyruvoyl trahydropterin synthase family protein: MYTITRTFGPICAQHAISRLPEGHGCRNMHGHNFYVHIILEAKRLNEFGMVIDFTELDALDSYLRSWPRLERGLNALFDDHDPTVEHLAEHVARWASKHLDLGGSRVACVRVAETDTCWSEYIPEPA; the protein is encoded by the coding sequence ATGTACACGATCACCAGAACATTCGGGCCCATTTGCGCCCAGCACGCCATCAGTCGTCTGCCCGAGGGTCACGGCTGTAGGAATATGCACGGCCACAACTTCTACGTCCACATCATTCTCGAAGCGAAGCGTCTGAACGAGTTCGGAATGGTCATCGACTTCACCGAACTCGACGCACTGGACAGCTATCTGCGCTCCTGGCCCCGGCTGGAGCGCGGTTTGAACGCGCTGTTCGACGATCACGACCCCACGGTCGAGCACTTGGCCGAGCACGTCGCTCGTTGGGCCAGCAAACATCTCGACCTCGGCGGCTCGCGTGTGGCGTGTGTCCGGGTCGCAGAGACCGACACGTGTTGGAGCGAGTACATCCCGGAACCGGCGTGA
- a CDS encoding XRE family transcriptional regulator — translation MSQRKATADGRTGPEADKQPRPNTQLLALTRARGWTYEDLGRKLADEARKQGISGATFDYSTIQRFMNGKTTWPQGDTRRCLEALFGRPATELGFIPRFGGRAAAPRVESSVVLHTETGTEKGDHTNRRAALATISAAALAPILTPGNAAAEAADFTRHATESDLGPGLLDRLGAAVHQIGATYPAHRPQELWPTTLDLRRTTHHLTRQRHTLREGRSIAHTAGMLSVILAWLAHDLGDNPTAEAYCADAFAQGHQADLPEVSAWADDALSTILLYADRPDAALAAATRGAATAPQDSPAHARLAAQVARAHARLGHADAFADATVTTRAYADRLPAHGAGLWGADAVRISSYDASSYLWLDQPDKARVAAEAAIAQYAAVDHTRQSPTRMAIAQLDLAAAHAALGEPDAAVEYARQALACPRLVESVQVRTRQLGARLRRDYPKTAYGSDVTAELTAQTARI, via the coding sequence ATGAGCCAGCGCAAGGCCACCGCCGACGGCCGCACAGGACCCGAGGCGGACAAACAGCCGAGACCGAACACTCAGTTGCTTGCCCTCACACGGGCGCGCGGCTGGACCTACGAAGACCTCGGGCGCAAGCTCGCCGACGAGGCGCGCAAGCAAGGCATTTCCGGGGCCACGTTCGACTACTCGACCATCCAGCGGTTCATGAACGGCAAAACCACCTGGCCACAGGGCGACACTCGCCGCTGCCTCGAAGCGCTCTTCGGCCGGCCCGCAACCGAACTCGGGTTCATCCCCCGATTCGGCGGACGCGCGGCAGCCCCACGCGTCGAATCTTCCGTCGTCCTCCACACCGAAACCGGTACAGAAAAAGGTGATCATACGAACCGTCGCGCTGCCCTGGCCACCATCAGCGCCGCTGCCTTGGCGCCGATCCTCACCCCCGGCAACGCCGCCGCCGAAGCGGCGGACTTCACACGCCATGCCACCGAGTCCGACTTGGGTCCCGGCCTGCTCGACCGGCTCGGCGCGGCTGTCCACCAGATCGGCGCGACTTACCCGGCTCACCGACCTCAGGAACTCTGGCCCACCACTCTCGACCTGAGGCGCACGACGCATCACCTCACGCGGCAGCGGCACACCCTCCGCGAAGGCCGCAGCATCGCCCACACCGCGGGCATGCTGTCGGTCATCCTCGCCTGGCTGGCCCACGACCTCGGCGACAACCCAACCGCAGAGGCGTACTGCGCGGACGCATTCGCCCAAGGTCACCAAGCCGACCTACCGGAAGTGTCCGCGTGGGCCGACGACGCGCTCTCCACCATCCTGCTCTACGCCGACCGACCCGATGCAGCCCTCGCTGCCGCAACCCGCGGGGCTGCCACCGCGCCCCAAGACAGTCCGGCCCACGCTCGCCTGGCCGCTCAGGTTGCGCGTGCCCACGCCCGACTCGGGCACGCCGACGCATTTGCCGACGCAACCGTCACAACCCGGGCTTACGCGGATCGCCTCCCGGCTCACGGAGCGGGATTGTGGGGCGCCGACGCCGTCCGAATCTCCTCCTACGACGCGTCGTCATACCTGTGGCTGGATCAACCTGACAAAGCCCGTGTCGCCGCAGAAGCAGCCATCGCGCAGTACGCCGCCGTCGACCACACCCGACAGTCCCCCACCCGGATGGCTATCGCCCAACTCGATCTTGCCGCCGCCCACGCAGCACTGGGCGAGCCGGACGCCGCCGTCGAATACGCCAGACAAGCTCTTGCCTGCCCGCGTCTGGTCGAATCCGTCCAGGTTCGCACCAGGCAGCTCGGCGCCCGGCTCCGCCGCGACTATCCGAAGACCGCATACGGCAGCGACGTCACGGCGGAGTTGACTGCCCAAACGGCCCGTATCTGA